GGATGATAAAATATGGGGAAcagtagaagaagaagcattagctgggctgaggaatttgttcctagaggatgaggatatggattgcagtgtaataattgaggaggaagagaaagaaggcctcaccattcagactatGGAAAAGGGAGCcattctcaagaattggaccgcCACACTATTCCGGGgccgccgagtccctaggtagcttggcatttAGCATAATTTACTTCTATTGCCATGCTAGGAATTTCAAGTATTttagtaattttattttaaagacacattttatttcaaaataattgctcgattcatcgagccgtatttatttttgatattttcgaatttaatcaatgcattgctatttattattcattcttatcttttacattttctttctacaacattattattacctttcctgatgaaccagtgactgtgacatgtaatgagacaatgcaacacaaggatagtgactcagaagaagaggatgaaatacctgaggaagttgtcagagaTTTTGAGAACTttaagaataagcctaagtccaacctggacgaaaccgaagtagtaaatttgggagacgccaaaaccgtcaaggagactcgcataagcattcacttatcaccgacaGAGAAGGAGGAGTACATTTGTTTCTTGAAGaagtatgaggatatctttgcatggttaTATGAttacatgaccggtttgagcacatccatagtggctcacaagttgcctaccaatccaatgtgtctgccggtgaagcagaaattcaaaaaattcaaacGAGACATAAGCCtcaaaatcaaggaggaagttactaagcagatcaaagccaaagtcctcagggtagttgagtacccaacctggctagccaacattgtaccagtttcgaagaaagatgggaaagtcagagtatgtgttgactatcaagACTTAAATAGAGTAaatcccaaggacgacttcccactaccaaatatacatatcttgatcgacaattgcgccaagcatgagctccaatactttgtagattgcttcacgaGTTATCACCAGAAAAGTATCAAAGAAATAGAGTTGTATGTTGACGACgccattatcaaatccaagaggtcCACAGATCACAAAgcggatttgagaaagttttttgacAGGCTAaagaggtacaacctaaaaccgaaccccacaaagtgtgcattcggggttcccgctggaaagttattgggattcattgtcagttgTCGGGGAATCGAGTTAGACTCGTCCAATGTTAAGGCTATTCGACAGCTACCACCACCAAAAAGCAAGAAGGGCATGATGAGCTTCTTGGgttgtctcaactatatcagtcgcttcataacacagtccacagtcatatgtgaacccatcttcaagatgttgaggaaagatgttgAAATAAGTTGGACCAAAGATTGTTAGAAGGCTTTCgataaaatcaaggagtacttgtccacaTCGCCAGtcctggtcccgccagaacttgGGCGACCTTTgatactctatctatctgtattagatggagcttttggatgtgttttgggacaacatgatgagacagagAGAAAGGAGCAAGTCATATACTACTTAAGTAAGAAGTTTACACCTTACGAAACACAGTATTCTATGTTGGAATTCACTTTGTTTGCTTTGACTTGGACGACTCAAAATTTGagacattacttctatgcctataccacatacctcatatctaggatggaccctctgaagtacatttttcagaagcccatgctgACTGGAAAGTTAGCCatgtggcagatactgttaagtgagttcgatattgtctatgtaacttagaaggcggtcaaaggacaagcattggcagaccatcttgctgaaaatcctttGGAAGgggaatacgaacctttgaaaatgtattttcctgatgaagaagtatcattcgtaggagagggcATTGCTGAGGCTTACgacagttggagaatgttctttgacggagttgcaaacttcaaaggagtgggcattggagcctTTTTGGTATCAAAAACTGGCcaacattatctggtatctgctaaactcagatttcccttcACCACCAACATGGcaaagtatgaagcctgcatactagggctcaatatGGCATTCGACATGAATATTCTAGAGTTGCTGgaaatcggtgattcagatttgcttgtgcaccaggtataaggagaatgggccaccaagaatcccaagatattgccatatctgcaccatgtacaggaattgagaaggaggttcacgaagatagagtctCGGCATGTTCCCAGAATTCAAAACGAGTTTGCTAAtacattggccactttgtcatccatgatataGCATCCCGACAAGAACTTCATCAAACCCATACCAGTAAGGATCCATAGCCAGCCAGTGTAttatgcccatgttgaagaagaaatagacaggaagccttggtttcacgatatcaaagaatatttggcaaaaggagaatatctgGAGCATACTAATCATACTCAGAAGCGTACATTTCGGACGTTGTCCAACGGTttcttccacagtggaggaaacttatatagaagaactcctgatttgggattgctaaggtgtgtcgacgcaaaagaagcttctaagctacttgagtagatacatgctgggacctacggtccgcatatgaatggttttatcTTGGCCAAGAAGATATTCAGAGCCGGATATTTATGGATGACCATAGAGAAAGATTGCATCTAGTATGTCCAaaaatgctaccaatgtcaagtacatgctgatatgataaaagtgtcgccaaataagctcaatgcaacaagctcaccttggccgttcgccgcctggggaatggatgtcattatTCCAATCAAGCCCACCGCCTCAAATAGGCATCAATTCATCttggtagctattgattacttcaccaaattgGTCGAAACAACATCTTataaagctgtaaccaagaaggtcatcgcagactttgtcaaagatcatattgtttgccgattcggagttcccgagtccatcatCACTAATAATACCGCCAatatcaacagtgatctgatgaaatccatgtgtgaaactttcaaaatcaaatacAAGAACTCCACATCGTATAGACCACAGATGAaaggagccgtagaagccgccaacaagaacatcaagaaaatactgaggaagatggtagaaaaccacaaacaatggcatgagaagttaccctttgcactattggggtaccgcactacagttcgcatatcaactggggcaactccctatttactagtttatgataccgaagctgtcatcccaaccgaggtagagattccttctttaaggatcatacaggaagccgaactcagcgatgccgaatggataaggagccgctatgagcaattggcacttataaatggaaagagaatgaacatAGTATGTTACGGTCAGCTTTACtagaatagaatgtctagagctttcaataaaaggttcaaaccaagacaatttgcACCAGGATAGTTggtactgaagaagatcttcccgcatcaagatgaagccaaaggaaaattctctcccaactggcaaggtcttTACATGGTTCATCaagtgctaacaggaggagcactcatacttccataaatggatggagaagtctggccaaaaccaatcaattcagacgcagccaagagatactatgtttagactgtTTATATTTCTTCATTtcatgtaattgaactatgcttgacctgattcccatttaagaggggatacgtaggtagccctatgggttcggtcatactataataaaattttcatttcccaaCTCAGCactagaaactggggcagaattttgaggaggaccctcaaaattctggagcaagtctaGCTGACGCCATCATATGCCacagtcagaaattggttaagaaactagggcagaatttttagaaggattctcaaaattccgaataAGGTTCAACTTTCGTCACTTGTAAACGGCCGAAGGATTATTTACTAAACTGGggtcaaaattttgaggaggaccctaaaaATTCTAATACGAGAAAGCTATGATGTCtatgaaatgtgttacagtcactagttcatctaaaattacttgatatttcactgtattttctaaaataactctagtCTCATCAATAAATGCATATTTTCAAATACTACATTTCCGTGACAGCTAGGTGTTACCCAGGGAGACTCAAACAAGGCCTCCAGAACGGAGCAAAGTAAAGCCAACAGACGAAggcacgaactaacctccccttacaaaacttacaatttttctttgagcacACCCACATCTGACATAACAGTAGCATTCAcagcaaaatcactatcaatcgAGACACcaaacaccgaatatatctccaactaagaaatattctactcttatttgctacctgtgctttgcatgggactaagccctgtcctgaatttcgcatgaggctaagacatgcctccacatttgcataaggctaagcactgccttctatttacatgggactaagccctgtcccgatttttgtatgaggctaagccctgcctccacatttgcataagactaagcactgccttctatttgcataagactaagctctgtctccatctgcatgaggctaagccatgcctccacatttgcataaggctaagtactgccttccatttgcatgggactaagccctgtcccgaattttgcatgaggctaagctccgcctccacatttgcataaggctaagcacgaCCTTCcgtttgcatgagactaagctctgtttccatctacatgaggctaagccctgcctccacatttgcataaggctaagcactgccttccatttgcatgggactaagccctgtcccaaatCTTACATGAGGATAAGCcctacctccacatttgcataaggcaaAGCACTGCCTTCCGTTTGCATGAAACTAAGATCTGTCtttatctgcatgaggctaagcaatGTCCCAAATCTCgcatgaggttaagccctgcctctattttgcataaggctaagcactatcTTCTAtttacatgggactaagccctatcccgaatcttgcatgagactaagctctgtctccatctgcatgaggccaagccctgcctctatatttgcataaggctaagctctgccttttcTCTGcacgagactaagccctatctcaaatctttcatgaggctaagctttgcctcctatttgcatgaggccaaTCATTGCCTTTATTTGCtaagactaagcactatctctccggcactatctatttgctactctctcgggctaagctctgccctcaacctcacaagactaagccttgtcttgttgattttagcatcatattattgcatctcatgggctgaaatattgccaacttgtccaaaggcgtcattgtctaaaggcatcatcctcatagccggaagacaccatgccatggcctgaggatctctcaaattttcatatcattattcaaaggcgtcaaggttcggaggcaccattttcatggcctgagaacatcatttcatgtccTGCAAATCTCCTATATCACAATTCATGGCCCATGACATCATAGTCTAAAGACATCATCTGCACCGTCTAAAGACaacctttcatggtccaaagggaatttgcatcacatttaaattctcgcagtaatatatatatatatatatatatatatatatatatatatatatatatatatatatatatatattcatatgcattgtgttttaagttttgcaggtgaTCCAGGAAGTAACCGTTCTCCAAACTGGAGCAGCCTTCACTCCGATTTCCGCTCATGACATTTTCACTTTGCCATTCATAACCGATTCCCGTCAATCACCCACCTACTCTATGATTTCCGGATATCTGCCCTTCGTTACACTCCAGGCCTATAAGCTTAACTCTATCCGACATTACTcttcacaaaagaacctttgCTAAAACTGGCTACTAttcctataacaactccatcAGCTTCATTCACTGGTGGATCCAGAACCACACATGGCATAATTcctgtaaaatcagggatatgtaggcagctcaaagaccagggTTCTGCCTATATTTTCCAAAATGCCCattcggtcaaattggccatcatttttttacctgaaaactctttcatccttcccggataacgaggggcagctgttgatacccaattttcccttaTAATacttttaaaatgcatatatacctccAAAACTAAGCATTATCATCaattaatattttttcataatttctagattttaattaatttgttccagcatttttatttatataaacaaTCACTAATTacatcacaaatagttttataataattttgtggCTTAATCATTTGCATTTGTACCAAGTTTTAATTATCACACAAATAACCACATTTGCAttgatattaggctatatagatgatatttacaccttaatattaccATGCTTTA
This genomic stretch from Nicotiana sylvestris chromosome 9, ASM39365v2, whole genome shotgun sequence harbors:
- the LOC138877323 gene encoding uncharacterized protein, with the translated sequence MYFPDEEVSFVGEGIAEAYDSWRMFFDGVANFKGVGIGAFLVSKTGQHYLVSAKLRFPFTTNMAKYEACILGLNMAFDMNILELLEIGDSDLLVHQHPDKNFIKPIPVRIHSQPVYYAHVEEEIDRKPWFHDIKEYLAKGEYLEHTNHTQKRTFRTLSNGFFHSGGNLYRRTPDLGLLRCVDAKEASKLLE